The following proteins come from a genomic window of Thermodesulfobacteriota bacterium:
- the rimP gene encoding ribosome maturation factor RimP has product MRFEKPDLIETIKNLLDPILQGKGLALVDVEYAGGGRGAVLRIFIDKENGITVQDCADISREFGFLLDLHDVIPYSYTLEVSSPGLNRALKNSRDFIRFKGKKVKIRTKENLYQRRVFIGHLIDFNDDIASIQIEGQIYQIPFYDIEKANLELEL; this is encoded by the coding sequence TTAGACCCGATATTACAGGGAAAAGGGCTCGCACTAGTCGACGTAGAATATGCGGGTGGTGGTCGGGGGGCAGTGCTCAGAATTTTCATAGACAAGGAAAATGGTATAACAGTTCAGGATTGCGCTGATATTAGCCGTGAGTTTGGTTTTCTCTTAGATCTGCACGATGTAATTCCCTATTCATACACCCTTGAGGTATCTTCACCCGGGCTAAATCGAGCGCTTAAAAATTCAAGGGACTTTATAAGGTTTAAAGGGAAAAAGGTCAAGATTAGAACTAAAGAGAATCTATATCAAAGAAGGGTATTTATTGGCCATCTAATCGATTTTAATGATGATATCGCATCGATTCAGATCGAGGGTCAAATTTATCAAATTCCCTTTTATGATATCGAGAAAGCAAATTTAGAATTAGAGCTTTAG